Proteins found in one Muntiacus reevesi chromosome 2, mMunRee1.1, whole genome shotgun sequence genomic segment:
- the NECAB3 gene encoding N-terminal EF-hand calcium-binding protein 3, with amino-acid sequence MACAGLLTVCLIRPPAPEPPRPPAPAPAAGPAGHALFQDVFRRADKNDDGKLSFEEFQNYFADGVLSPGELRELFSGVDGHPADNLETEKLCDYFSEHLGVYRPVLAALESLNCAVLTAMDTTKLEYERASKVDQFVTRFLLRETVSQLQALQSSLEGASDTLEAQAHGPRSDEERVEVPSRPRGSRRAGRRALRSVSRSSTWSPGSSNTGQSSEAEMQWRLQINRLQELIDQLECKAPRLEPLHEEELTKGPSSHILVAQRQVQVAEEALQDFRHALCCYVDFTGSQSHCLHVSAQKMLDKASFTLYEFWQDEASWRRHQQSACSKAFQRILIDHLRAPDTLTTVFFPASWWIMNNN; translated from the exons ATGGCGTGCGCGGGGCTGCTCACCGTGTGCCTGATCCGGCCGCCCGCGCCCGAGCCCCCGCGACCccccgcgcccgcgcccgccGCCGGGCCCGCCGGACACGCGCTCTTCCAGGAC GTTTTCCGCCGAGCAGACAAGAATG atgaTGGGAAGCTCTCATTTGAAGAATTCCAGAATTACTTTGCTGATGGGGTTCTCAGCCCTGGGGAGCTGCGAGAGCTGTTCAGTGGTGTTGATGGGCATCCCGCTGA CAATTTGGAAACGGAGAAACTGTGTG ACTACTTCTCTGAACACCTGGGTGTCTACCGGCCTGTGCTGGCAGCGCTGGAGTCGCTCAACTGTGCTGTGCTCACTGCCATGGACACCACCAAACTG GAGTATGAGCGGGCCTCCAAGGTGGACCAGTTTGTGACACGCTTCCTACTGCGGGAGACGGTGAGCCAGCTCCAGGCCCTGCAGAGCTCGCTGGAGGGGGCGTCAGACACTTTGGAGGCCCAGGCCCATGGCCCGCG GTCAGATGAAGAGAGGGTGGAGGTGCCGAGCCGGCCCCGAGGCAGCCGGCGGGCAGGGCGCAGGGCCCTGCGGAGTGTCAGTCGATCGTCCACCTGGTCTCCTGGCTCCTCCAACACAG GGCAGAGCTCCGAGGCTGAGATGCAGTGGCGGCTCCAGATCAACCGCCTCCAGGAGCTCATCGACCAGCTGGAGTGCAAG GCCCCCCGGCTGGAACCCCTGCACGAAGAGGAGCTGACTAAGGGGCCCAGCTCG CACATCCTCGTGGCCCAGAGGCAGGTGCAGGTGGCTGAGGAAGCCCTGCAGGACTTCCGCCACGCCCTGTGCTGCTACGTGGACTTCACGGGGTCCCAGAGCCACTGCCTGCA TGTGTCTGCCCAGAAGATGCTGGACAAGGCTTCCTTCACCCTGTATGAGTTCTGGCAGGACGAGGCCTCCTGGAGAAG GCACCAGCAGTCCGCCTGCAGTAAGGCCTTCCAGCGCATCCTCATTGACCATCTGCGGGCTCCAGACACCCTCACCACTGTGTTCTTCCCAG CCTCCTGGTGGATTATGAATAATAACTGA
- the ACTL10 gene encoding actin-like protein 10, with product MASLANSRRVRRLSSLGHVAVVVDQGSGFTKAGFAGEEHPRLVLKSSSLVPSWDRPVLPGAPGCELAGGVARAHPIKHGVVVDWEALEGLWERLLVGGLRVCPEEWPVLVSDSPSAPPVGRERVAELLFEALAVPACHLASTALLALCSVGAFSGLALEAGAGVCHATPVYAGHSWHKATFRLDVAGSTLSRYLRDLLVAAGPDHQLQALPHKVITQLKKRCCYVSLDFEGDLCNPARQHPVSFYLGSGCSVCLGSERFCCPEPLFQPGLLGQTEPGLPILAFRALQRVPATLRTRLANTMVLAGGSTLFPGFPERLELELEAQCRRHGCGTLQPRLVAKPGRGTAVWTGGSMVASLRTFQCRWMTRAMYQECGSRLVHEVFH from the coding sequence ATGGCTTCGCTGGCCAATAGTCGCCGGGTCCGCCGGCTGTCCTCGTTGGGCCACGTCGCGGTGGTCGTGGACCAGGGTTCCGGCTTCACCAAGGCGGGCTTCGCGGGAGAGGAGCATCCACGCCTGGTACTCAAGAGCTCCAGCCTGGTGCCCAGCTGGGACCGGCCGGTGCTGCCCGGGGCGCCGGGCTGCGAGCTGGCGGGCGGCGTGGCGCGGGCACACCCCATCAAGCACGGCGTGGTGGTGGACTGGGAAGCGCTGGAGGGGCTGTGGGAGCGCCTGCTGGTGGGCGGCCTGCGGGTGTGCCCGGAGGAGTGGCCCGTGCTGGTCAGCGACTCCCCGTCGGCGCCGCCCGTGGGCCGCGAAAGGGTGGCCGAGCTGCTGTTCGAGGCCCTGGCAGTGCCCGCGTGCCACCTGGCCAGCACCGCCTTGTTGGCGCTCTGCTCCGTGGGTGCGTTCAGCGGGCTGGCCTTGGAGGCGGGCGCAGGCGTGTGCCACGCCACGCCCGTCTATGCGGGCCACTCGTGGCACAAGGCCACCTTCCGGCTGGATGTGGCTGGCAGCACCCTGTCGCGCTACCTGCGGGACCTGCTGGTGGCAGCAGGCCCTGATCACCAACTGCAGGCCCTGCCCCACAAGGTCATCACGCAGCTCAAGAAGCGCTGCTGCTACGTGTCGCTAGACTTCGAGGGTGACCTCTGTAATCCTGCCCGCCAGCACCCAGTCAGTTTCTATTTAGGCAGTGGGTGCTCTGTCTGCCTTGGCAGCGAGCGCTTCTGCTGCCCAGAACCCCTCTTTCAGCCGGGTCTGCTAGGCCAGACTGAGCCGGGACTGCCCATCCTGGCCTTCCGGGCACTGCAGAGGGTGCCCGCGACACTACGGACACGGCTGGCCAACACCATGGTGCTGGCCGGTGGCTCCACGCTTTTCCCTGGCTTCCCTGAGCGcctggagctggagctggaggcCCAGTGCCGACGGCATGGCTGTGGGACACTGCAGCCGCGCCTGGTGGCCAAGCCTGGGCGCGGGACAGCGGTGTGGACGGGCGGCTCCATGGTTGCCTCGCTGCGCACCTTCCAGTGCCGCTGGATGACCCGGGCCATGTACCAGGAATGTGGCTCCAGGCTGGTGCACGAAGTGTTCCACTGA